TTATTGTGAAAATACAATTGATACAACTATAATTGATGTTATTATACCAATAAAATCTGCTATTAGTCCAACTTTTAATGCATCACCCATTTTATGAATACCTACTGCACCAAAGTAGACAGTGATAATATAAAACGTCGTATCTGTGCTGCCTTGCATCGTAGAAGCAAGTCTTCCAATAAAGGAATCCGGCCCATATATCTTGATTAGTTCTGCAGTAATCGCTAATGCTGCTGTGCCAGATATTGGCCTTGTAAATGCTAAAGGTGCTATCTCACTAGGGATGCCTAAAAATGATAAAACTGGTTCTAGTAAGGTAATAAATGCATCCAATGCTCCTGAACTGCGGAAGATAGCAATTGATACAATCATCCCTAAGAGGAATGGTAGTAACGAAATCGCCGTTTTAACTCCTTCTTTTCCACCTTCAACAAATAGTTCGTATGTAGGGAGTTTTTTTACTGTAGCAGTAATTAACACAATCATCACCATACTCGGTATAATCCATGCACTGATTAATGTAATGGTGTTCATTTTTTGTTTTTACTCACCCTTTTCAAATAAAATAATCGATCAATTATAATGGCGAATGACGTTGTGATTAGCGTAGCTATTATTGTCGTACCCACAATTTCTGTTGGGGCAGCCGATTGGTACTGCATTCGAATCGCGATTACAGTGGTCGGAATTAACGTTAAACTGGATGTGTTTATCACCAAAAAAGTGATCATCGAACGACTTGCCTTATCCGAATTTGAAAGTAACTTCATTTCTTTCATTGCCTTTATTCCCATTGGTGTAGCCGCATTTCCTAGCCCAAATAAATTCGCAATAAAATTTGAAAGAATATACCCCATTGCCGGATGGTCTTTCGGTATATCTGGAAATAGCCTTGTTACCAATGGTTTGAAAAATGCAGATAGTTTACTTAAAATACCTGCTTTCTCTGCAATGCGCATTAAGCCAAGCCAAAAGACTAGTACACTGATTAATCCAATTGATAATGTCACCGCTTCTGATGCACTTGAAAAAATTGCCTCATTAACCTGATCCATAGTTCCGTTAATCATTGCATAAATGATTCCAATAATCGACATGCCAGCCCAAATGTAATTAACCATCTACATCGCACCGACCATTTTATTAAAAAATGTAAAAACAGTTTTTATGAAGTTCTCCTGTTTTTCACTTTGCGCTCCTCCTGCTAATTGGTCTTGCAATAAACTGGTACTTGATGATACATCATATTGTTCAAATCCCCAATCAAATAAACGAATATGATCCTGCCAATCATTTGGATCATCTAAAGTCACTACTATTAATGTTACATCATTTTTTTTAGCGACAGATACCAGTGTTCTTCCAGCGGCCTTTGTATAACCAGTCTTTCCACCAATTGTATAAGAGTAATAAGTGGTTAGTAACTTATTTTTGTTTCCCCAAGCATAAGTACGTTGATCCGAATGATATGCTTGGGCACCAGTTATCGTAACAAATTGTTCATTTTCCATAGCATGTTTCGTTAATAAAGCCATATCATATGCTGTTGAATAGTGTGATTCCGAATCTAAACCATGAGGATTATCAAAATGTGATTGTTCCATTCCTAACCAAACTGCTTTCTCATTCATTAAATAAGAAAACCCTTCTACGCTACCACCAACGTATTCAGCAATTGCTGTTGCCGCATCATTTCCAGAACGCAACATTAATCCATAAACAAGGTCTTTTAATTTTATTTTCTCTCCTTCCTTCAAATAGATAGAGGAACCCTCTGTGAAAGCAGCTTCATGACTAATTGTCACAGTCTCTTCCATTTTGCCAGATTCAATAGCTAATACGGCAGTCATTATTTTCGTTATACTGGCAATCAACTCTGGATCAGTAGCGGCTTTTTCATACAGAACATCACCATTTGATTGGTCCATTAAAATAGCATTACGAGCTGTTACACTAGGATTAGCCTCAACATTTTCAGGAATAATTGTTATGAAGCAAATACAACCGATTATAAATAGCAGCATTGGTTTCAAGTTTTTACACCCTCTCTACATACTTTCTCTATAATCTTATGCAGAAAGGACGAGCATATGACTTGAAACAATTACAGGATCTTCTTAATGCGGCATCCAAGTTATCTGTTTCGCTTCTTCAAACCTTTCTTTAACGTTCTCCCAATCAATTACATTCCACCATGCATTTATATAAGCATTGCGATCATTTTCATATTGTAAATAATAAGCATGTTCCCATACATCAAGTACTAGTAAAGGGATACTATCCGCTAATGCATAATGTTGATGTTTTTCTCTTGTTTGGATCCCTAATCTCTGTGATCGAGGAGACCACACAAGCAATGTCCAACCACTTCCTTCAACTGACCCTGCACCACTTGTGAAAATTCGTTTGAAATTTTTAAAGGAACCAAAATCTTTATTAATTTGTTTAGCAAGCATCGTGTTATCTTTCGGTTTTCCTCCTCCATTTGGTTTCATGTTAAACCAAAAAATAGTATGCAAATAATGACCAGAACCGTGAAAGGCTTGCTCTCTAAACCAATGTTTCCACATCTTATTATTGGAATCTCCTTGATAAATGGCTACTTCCGCTTTATTTAATCCATCAACATAAGACTTATGGTGCTGATCATGATGTAATCGCATTATTTTTTCTGAAATAAACGGTTCAAGCGCATCATAATCATATGGTAATGGTGGTAGTTTATGTTTTCCTATTGGAACCGAACCGTTATTCGTATTTCCCTCTAAACGTCGTGCGAAAATTTCCGCTTGATCTCTTAAATACATAATTTCTTGTTCAGCAATACTTCGCTCTTGCAATCCTTCTTCTAATTGTATTTTCCAATCTTCCCAACCTGATAATTCTTGTCTATCTTCATTGCTTTGCAGTGCCAATTCTTCCACTTCATCAGACCACTGTAACAAGTCATTTAGATAAGCTTTTGTGTTCTTCTCCATCAAATCACCTCAAACGTAGCCTATGATACAGACAAAGTTTTGGTGTCAACAATAACTACATATGCTTTCTTATTCTTTAAAAAAAGAGAAGTAGCACATAAATGCGCTACTTCTCTTAATCTATTTGATTCATTTTTGCTTCAAAATTCTCAAAAAATAGATCTGCTTCTTCACTTACATCTGATTCATTCACACTTTCTGGTAATGGTGGTAATTCTTCTATTGACTTTAATCCAAAGTAAGTTAAAAAGTCAACGGATGTACCAAACATTACTGGTCTTCCAATTCCATCTTTTCGTCCAACCTCTTCAATTAGTGCTCTAGATAGCAAAGTTTGAACACCACGATCACTTTTAACCCCGCGTATGTCCTCAATTTCCGTACGAGTAATTGGTTGGTTGTAAGCAATAATGGCCAACGTTTCAAGTGCTGCTTGCGAAAGCTTTGAAGTGTGTGGAGATTCCAGCAATTTTTGATAATAAATTGTATGCTCTGGTTTCGTTGCCAAATGGTATGTATCTTTAGACTCAACAAGCATAATACCACGTTCTATCTGCTCGTAATCTTGTTTTAATTCAAGAATGATAGCTTCTACTGTATCTAGATCAGTTTCTAATACAGCTTTTATTTGTTTTTTACTTAAACCTTCATCTCCAGTGGCAAATAATAATCCTTCTAAAATTGCTTTATAATTTCTAAGTTTCACGCGTTATCCTCCATGCTATAAATAATCAATGCATCAAAATGTGTTTCTTGTTTGCAATAGATTTTTTTATCTTTCATTAGCTCTAGTACAGCCATAAATGTCACAACTATATGAGAACGTGATGGATATTCAAATAATGCATCAAATGAAACACCTAATCTATGATCTTGTAATTGAGTTAAAACCTCTTCCATTCGCTGTTTAATTGGTATCTCCGTTCGCTGAATTGTTGTTTCTAAAGGCCGGTTCCATTTTTTGCGATCAAATACTTTTTGCATTGCTGCAAGCATATCATAAATAGATAGATCACCTTTCGTATTAACTTTTTCTTGGTTCTTTTTAAACGCTATAACTTGAGCAGGTCTTGTAAAGCTATAACTTAAATCTGATTCTTTATCTTGAAGTTGACTAGCAGCTTCCTTATACTTCCGATACTCAATTAACCGACGCATTAATTCCTCGCGTGGATCTTCTTCATAATCCTCTTCTATATCTAATTCTTGATTTGGTAAAAGTAGTCCACTTTTCATTGCCAATAATGTAGCAGCCATCACCAAGTATTCACTAGCAACATTTAATTCAAGCTGTTGCATTGTATGAATATAGTGCATATATTGCTCTGTTATTTTTGAAACAGGAATATCATAGATATCTATTTCATATTGATTAATTAAATGTAAAAGAAGATCCAATGGACCCTCAAAAGTATCCAATTTCACTTGATAGGATTGTTGCATAGAATCCTTCCCCTTTTTTCTATATCGCCGTATTTACACTGATCTTAAATTATTATTTTAGCATATAGTACAACTAAAAATGCCTGATTCTATAAATTCTCTCTAAAAAAAGTAAAAACCAGCTCATAAGGAGCTGGCTTCAAATCTTTAAGAATCACACTTGGTTAAAAACTCTTCTGTTAAGTCATTGGCACATACTTGATATTTCTCACTATATTGTTCTTTAATACCATTCACCATTTTCTTGCCTATTCCTGTATTTCTGTGTGAAGGATTAACTGATATATGCTGAATGATAACCTTACCAAATTCTTCATCCACATATATGCCAATTGCTCCTAAAACATCTTCTTCTTTCCACAAATATAAATGCCAATTATCATTGTTCTCGTATTCCTTAATTGTTTGTTGTAATTTTTTAACATCTTTTTCTTCCGGCATAAAAGACAATAGTCCCATAGCAATCTTTTCTAGTGATTTTTTAAAACGAATTAACATATATACCCCTCATTATTTAAGAACTTATTATATAGTATAACGTTACCAGTCCTCAAAAGGTTCCAATAAGTTCTTAAAACTTTTATTATATCTGTGCTATTTAAAGTGTTTTCAAAACTTTATTCTAATATATTATTTTTTTGCACATATTGATCATACTACTTTTTTTAATGATTGTCATGATTTTGCTAGCAATTGTTATAAAATATCCATAATTTCAAGCTTAAATAAAACGACAAAGACTAAACTAAGTATAGAGTGATTAACACTTTAAGAAGTAGCTTTCAGCTTAACAATAGTGGTCAATTAGTAACTTTTTTTATAAATTCAATGTACTAATTCTTTCGGAAGAATAATCTATCAAACGGAACTAATCCAATTGTACTCAGAGATATCCCCATTAATTTTTTATGAATTAGAGCTTTTTGAAACGTAGTATATAACGGTATAATTATATCTTGATCAATCAATTTTTCTTCTAACTGTTTTAGCAATTCAAAACGTTTTTCTTGTCGTTTTTCCCTCATAACTTTATCACAAAACTTATAAACCTTCTCTTCTAAATTATATAATTCAGAAAACACACTACTCTCAGATAGAAATAAATTATATACAGAAACCTCTCTTGAATTTTCAGAAAGAAAACCAGATAGAACTAAATCTGCTTGTTTTGACATTTCTATAAAACTTGAATATGGCACTTGAATAATATCAAGTTTTATACCGTATTTGGTTAATTCAGTCTGTATCCAATTAATATCATCTTCATTAGGAGTCAATTCATATGTCATTAAAGTTAAAGATTCATCGTACTTAGTGTCTTGATAAATCCAAGAATTAGAAGAATCATCATTTTCTTGATCTATAAATGAATTTGCCTTTTTAAATCTTGGATACCCCAAGTCCCTAACCATATTATCTTTGTTGATCATTAATGATACCCTTCTCCTTAATAAATGATTTATTCTAATAGTTTTTTTATTCATATTCCACATAAGATACTTAGTTGATAGATGATTTCTTCGAACGTGATTATATCCATCATCACTATCTTTTTCTAACGAAAATGGAATGTAAAATAGAGGTTCCCGCTTCATTTTATTAGCATTAAAATATTTCTCAATAGTTGGTAATATAAATATTGTAATTTCATCAAGGTAGGCCCTACCCTTAAAATAAGTAGGATGAACTTTTAGATTTAATAATGTCTCATCATGTTTTTCTATCATAAAAGGTCCAGTACCTATGGGAACTTCAGCAAATATTTCTTTTGTTTTACCACCATAATCTTCAGGAACAATGGAGCACTTGGGGGAGGATATAAGAATATCCCAATTATACATCGACTGTGAAAATTCAAATCGTATAACGTGACTTCCTATACAGCTTATACTTTTCAGATGCCTAATTATCCATTTTGATGGTGTATTACCAAGCCTCTCAAAACTAAATTTTATATCTTTTGAAGTAAGGTTTTTATTGTTGTGGAAATTAACCCCTTTCCTTATATAAAAAGTCCATTCCTTCCCCTCATTATTTTCTTCCCAATAATGCGATATACTTGGCACTATGCTTTCACTTTCCTTACTGTAAGTAACTAATGTATTGAAAATTTGTTCTACAATGTGCCTTTCCGATTCCCTTTCAACAACAGCAGGATCTAATGAGTTATAAATACGAAAATATGGGATTTTTAAGTGTTCATAATCATTTTTATTTTCATTCTCCTTTGTTACATTATCAACTTTCAGTCCAAAAAGTTTGAGAATCATACCATAAAAGACTTGCTCAATCTCATTATATAAATCATTATTTTCAAACAAAGATATTAGCCTAATAATTTCATCATAATCAGGTGACTGGTCTTCAAAGTAATCAAACATTTCTTCAATAGTTACTAAAAAGATTATTGTGGTTGCATTCCCTCTTCCTTCTCCTTTATTTCTATTTATCCACTTTTTATCAGCCATCTTATTCAAGATATTGGTTACAGTTCTTTCTGAGCATTGTAACTCTTTACTAATCTCACTTCTGGTTAATTTGACCTCTTGAAACGCTATGAACTGTGAGTACTTAGCAAAAAGATGAAAATAGTGTTCTATAAGCTTCATGATTATACGTTCCCCCTACTATAAAAGGTGAAATTGCAATCATTAACTTTCACTTTTTATTCTCCTTTTAGTAAGTATAATTATAATTACGGACTTTGTAAATTTTATACATTAGTGAGATATAAATTTGGGGGGAGGTTTGATGAATGGGAGGATTACAAAAAGGTCATTTTTTCAATCTAGTTTCTGTTATCACGATGGCGGTCGGGCCATTATTATCAAAATTTGGTTTATTGGAGATTTCCCCTGCTCAAGCATCTGTTATTAACACTATAACTGTTTATCATTGCAAGTTATCTATTGGGAGTAATACAACATAGGAAGGTGAATTTCTATGTTGAAAAGGAAATAATGATGTTAGCTTTATTCAATTCAATAGGGGTTATCTTTTTATTTTTAAGTACAAATTTACTTTCTCCAGTTGAAATAGGGTTTATTGGAAGGTTTTATACTGTATTTGCTGTGATATTATCCGTTTTAATACTAAAAGAGAGACTAAGTAAAAAGGAAGTAATATTTATAACTCTGGCAATCTTAGGAGCTTTTTTATTTGTTAATAGAGGTGGAGATTTTGATTCAAATATATTAGGTAGTTTATTTGCAGTTATATATACGTTCTTCTTCGCATTAACAAACATATTCATTAAAAAAACTATGTCTAAAGAAAGAGATTCAAATTCTATTTTATTTACTAACAATTGTATTACCCTCATATTTGTTTTACTTTACGCAACTATAACAGGAGATCTTTTAAATTCTGAGTATTCAATAACAGGAGTAAGTTTTATAATTACATCTTCACTTTTAACTGGATTTTTGGGAACGCTTTTCTTATATAAAGCTTTGCAACACTTACGTTTCTCGATCGCTAATGTAACCAGAGCATTCAGTCCGTTATTACTTGCTACAATATCATTTCCGTTTTTCCCAATTGAAATAACCATTCAAAATGTATTAGGTGCAATAGTTTTAATACTTTCAATTCTTTTATTATCTTTAGGAAAAACCAACAAAGATAAGTCTATCGATACAAATAAAAAGGCTTCTAATTCTTAACTGAATGGTTTAAATTGTAACTCTAGTAGTACGTCTTTATGCACGTTTTATTTATTAATCGAACAAGGAGTTGATTCTCCCCAATAAGAACTTAAAAAAGATATGATTCCCATAGTAAAATGGAAATCATATCTTTATATGTCTTTTAAAATTATTTAATCGAGAACTTACTCTTTTTCAGCAAATGTGACAGTTTTCATAGCGTCACCTTGTTTAATACGTAAAACAACATCCATACCTTCTATTACTTGTCCAAAAACAGTATGAACACCGTCTAAATGAGGTTGTGGCTCATGTACTAAGAAAAATTGACTTCCACCAGTATCTTTGCCTGCGTGAGCCATTGATAACGATCCTGCTTTGTGCTTATGCGGATTACCTTCTGTTTCACAAGCAATAGCATAACCAGGTCCACCTGATCCTGTTCCTGTTGGATCCCCACCTTGTGCAACGAAACCAGGTATTACGCGGTGAAATACAACACCATCATAAAAACCACTAGTTGCTAATTTTTCGAAGTTTGCTACCGTATTAGGAGCAGCTTCCTCATACATTTCAATTACTATTTTTTCGCCATTTTCAAATTCAATTGTTGCTTGTTTCATCTTTATTCCTCCTCGTAAGATAAGTCATTTTTACTAACTTCTTGATAGGTCTCGCGCTGAATGACAAGTTTATCTTGTTTATTTTCAATAAATACTACAGCTGCTTTTGGAAAACGATTATAATTACTTGACATGGAATAGCCATACGCACCAGTACTAAAAACAGCAAGAAGATCGCCTGGTTCTGCATTTGCTAATGGAACATCCCATAATAACATATCGCCTGATTCACAGCACTTTCCTGCAACGGACGCGGTTGTAGAAGCTGGTACATTCGCTTTATTTGCAAGAATAGCATCATACTTGGCTTGATAAAGTGCAGGTCGAATGTTGTCTGTCATTCCTCCATCGACTGCAATATAGTCTCGCACACCTGGAATTTGTTTTTTTGAACCTACTGTATAAAGTGTTATTGCAGTATTGCCAACAATCGCACGACCTGGTTCAATCCATATCTCTGGGAAGTCCATGTCATGTTTGACAACTTGTTGTTTAATCTCATCAACAAGTGCATTAACATAACCATCTAGTTGTAGAGGTTCATCTTCATCAGTATAACGAATTCCAAAACCACCACCCAAATTTAATACTTCTGGAGTGTAGTCATAGTTTTTTTTCCAGCTAGCTAATGAATCAAATAAACGACGTACTGCCATAACAAAACCATCTGTTTCAAATATTTGCGAACCTATATGACAGTGTAGCCCTTTAACATGCATACTGTCAATTTCTTGTAACTTTCTAAATGCCTCTTCCGCTTGTCCATTTGCTAAATCAAATCCGAATTTTGAATCTTCGTTACCAGTAAGAATATAGTCATGTGTATGTGCTTCAATACCTGGCGTCACACGAATAAGTACATCCATTTCACTTTGATAGTTTGCTAATATTTCTTTTAACAAATCAATTTCATGAAAATTGTCAATGACAATACAGCCGATGTCATGTTTAACAGCCATTTCTAATTCAGCTACACTTTTATTATTCCCATGCATATGAATTTTCTCAGTAGGAAAGTCGGCTTGTAAGGCTGTATACAATTCCCCTTGTGATACAACGTCTAAACTTAAATTCTCTTGTTTAGCAACTTGTAACATAGCAATAGATGAAAAGGCTTTACTTGCATATGCAACCTGAGCATTTACACCTAAACGAGCAAAAGTGTCGACAAAAGCACGTGCATTCTCTCTGATTTTTTCAACATCATATACAAAAAGAGGGGTTTCATATTTTTTCGCTAAATATGTGGTATCGACGCCTCCGATTGTTAAATGACCTTGAATATCTATATCTTTAAGCTCTTGCATCAAATACACCTCCACAATCCTTCAGAAAATATGCTTCTTTTCATCAATCTAGCTGAAAAAAATAAAAATCCCTTGCCAGTTTATACGATGAATAAATAGCATTCATAACATATAATGGAAGGGATTCCTAACATATTCCCAACTTCTTTTTCTTTTTAGATAAAATTAATTTACCACAAGTTAGGTCCGCGTTCAACTTTTATAATTGAATAATTATATTATGGTTGTTTATAATTGTTTTTTGGATGTACAATGCTTGGTCGTTCTTTCGATTGTGGAACTGCAAATCGAAACAATATTTGAATTAACGCTTTCCCATTAAAAGGTAAAAACGGCCATAGGTATGGTGTATTTAAAGACTTTGTTCGAGCTAATAATATTACATAGAGTGAAAAACCAATTAATAATCCTTTCACACCGAAGATCCCGGTAAATATTAGTAATAAAACTCGAATCATCTTGTTTGCAATACTAAGTTCATAACTAGGGGTTGCAAACGAACCGATTGCACTTATTGCTACATATAAAATAACTTCAGCTGTAAAAAGACCAACATCAATAGCTATTTGCCCAATTAAGACAGCTGCAATTAACCCCATGGCAGTTGATAATGGTGTTGGCGTATGGATCGCCGCCATTCGTAGAAATTCTATACCGATATCAGCTAATATAATTTGTAAAATAATTGGTATATTACCTGATTCATTAGGACCAATAAATGACAACGCATCAGGGAGTAATTGTTGTTCCATCACCATAATGTACCATAATGGCAGAAGGAAGATAGAAGCGAGAATACCAGTAAAACGTATCCACCGTACAAATGTTCCGATTGCTGGTGATTGGCGATATTCCTCCGCATGTTGTACATGATGAAAATAGGTAGTAGGTGTGATAATTATACTTGGTGAAGTATCAACCATGATTAGTACATGCCCTTCAAATAGATGATTGGCTGCAACATCAGGACGTTCTGTATATCGAACCAAAGGAAAAGGATTAACTCCTTGTTTCACCAAATATTCCTCTATTGTTTTATCAGCCATTGCTAAACCATCTATGTCGATACTCTCTAATTCCTTTTTAATCTTTCTGACCAATCCATCATCAGCAATATCTTGAATATAGGAAATGCAAATATCGGTTTTAGATCGTTCTCCTACTTGTAAAATTTCATTACGTAGCCGTTCATCACGTACACGTCTTCTTGTTAAGGCTGTATTTTCGATAATATTCTCTGTGTAGCCATCCCTTGCACCGCGAACAACCTTTTCTGTATCTGGTTCTTCAGGACTTCTTCCAGGGTAACTTCTTACATCTACCGTAAAACCAACATCTTGTCCATCAATAAAAATAACAATTAATCCAGAAAGTAATTGTGTCATTAAATCATCTAAATATTCATATTCTTCCACTTGTTGATGAACTAGACGATTTTTAATAATTGTTGTAAGTTGACTTTTATTTGTCTCTTCCTCGTTAATGGAGACAAGTTTTTTTAATAATTCTACAATCACAGGTGTTTCACATAATCCTGTAACATAATACAATTGGACTTTCTGTTTTAATAAAATAATTTCTCGAAAACCAATATCAAAAGACGTTCCCACACCTAATTTACTTTTCATATAACTTTGAATTTCATTTATATCATTCATAATTGGTTTCTTATCTTTTTTTTTACTCAATCGGGACACCTCTTTCTAAAATCAATTCAACAGCCTTTCGAGTAATTGGACAACCTTTCTTTTCATCATCATACCCATGCATCTTCCCAATATCTCCAATTGCTATAACATTAGGTAGATTAAGTTGATCCAATATGTAAACCGTGTCCCCGTTTATTCTACCTACTTCAGCAATCGGGACACCTTCTTTATCAACACCATGCTCATTAATCTGTCCATCTTGGTCTATTGAAAGTGCTACACGTGACCACTCCATATTTTTCGTATGTGCAGCTACTGCAACAACACCTAAAATCGTGATGATCGGATCATGCACTAAGGCTAAGATAGTTTCTTCACCAGATCCTATACCAAATACACCAGCATCATCAACTAAGACATAAACAGGATTTACTTTAGCTTCATAAACAGCTTTAATGATATCTTCTGATGTATAAACACTAGGATTACCAGCAAATGCAGAAAGTGACGTGCCACCCAAAGTTTTAGCTATGTAATCAATCGTGTGTTGCGCATATTGATCACCATCTGTAATGATAATAACTTGTTTTTTATCCATAGTAATTATCCTTTCGTCTGATTAATCTAGTTACTTAACAAACACCAACCATTGAAATAATGAACCAATAATTTTCCCTAGAACTATAGCCATCATAAGCCAAATAATTTGATGATCTACCCGAATTCGCTTGGCCAAGATAGGAAAAACATTTAGTACTTCTGTCAACGCTGCAGCTAACATACCAATAAAAATACCATGCAGTAATCCCCAAATTACTAAGATAAAGTTTGGAAGATAAAAGGTGTAATTGCTAAATGAGAGATACGTACCAAAAAAAACACCCACTATAACTGCCATTTCATAATAATGTAAGAATTTTTTTGTTTTGCTTAATGTAACTAATCTTGGTATGATCCCTAACATTGTTAAGAATGCAACGAAACCTGTTCCTACTACCAATCCGGAACCTAAACCAATACATACATCAACAAGTTTATTTATCATTTGAATCATTCAATTTGTTCTCATAATGACTTACATATTGATCGATATCTTGTTGGTACTTATAAATTTCAATTTCTAACGGACTAGGTTCTTCATTAATTCGCTTTTTAAAAATATGATTAAAAAATAAAATCATCCCAAGACCTAGACCTAGTGAATAAGGAACCTGCATCCAAAGAGGATATTTTTCCTTTTCTCCTGTAAACAAATAATGAAGGCGTTGCTGTACACTTTGCATGCTTACATCATAATGAAAATTCATAATTGTCATAGC
The nucleotide sequence above comes from Paraliobacillus zengyii. Encoded proteins:
- a CDS encoding spore maturation protein; this encodes MNTITLISAWIIPSMVMIVLITATVKKLPTYELFVEGGKEGVKTAISLLPFLLGMIVSIAIFRSSGALDAFITLLEPVLSFLGIPSEIAPLAFTRPISGTAALAITAELIKIYGPDSFIGRLASTMQGSTDTTFYIITVYFGAVGIHKMGDALKVGLIADFIGIITSIIVVSIVFSQ
- a CDS encoding nucleoside recognition domain-containing protein, which produces MVNYIWAGMSIIGIIYAMINGTMDQVNEAIFSSASEAVTLSIGLISVLVFWLGLMRIAEKAGILSKLSAFFKPLVTRLFPDIPKDHPAMGYILSNFIANLFGLGNAATPMGIKAMKEMKLLSNSDKASRSMITFLVINTSSLTLIPTTVIAIRMQYQSAAPTEIVGTTIIATLITTSFAIIIDRLFYLKRVSKNKK
- a CDS encoding D-alanyl-D-alanine carboxypeptidase family protein — translated: MLLFIIGCICFITIIPENVEANPSVTARNAILMDQSNGDVLYEKAATDPELIASITKIMTAVLAIESGKMEETVTISHEAAFTEGSSIYLKEGEKIKLKDLVYGLMLRSGNDAATAIAEYVGGSVEGFSYLMNEKAVWLGMEQSHFDNPHGLDSESHYSTAYDMALLTKHAMENEQFVTITGAQAYHSDQRTYAWGNKNKLLTTYYSYTIGGKTGYTKAAGRTLVSVAKKNDVTLIVVTLDDPNDWQDHIRLFDWGFEQYDVSSSTSLLQDQLAGGAQSEKQENFIKTVFTFFNKMVGAM
- a CDS encoding superoxide dismutase — protein: MEKNTKAYLNDLLQWSDEVEELALQSNEDRQELSGWEDWKIQLEEGLQERSIAEQEIMYLRDQAEIFARRLEGNTNNGSVPIGKHKLPPLPYDYDALEPFISEKIMRLHHDQHHKSYVDGLNKAEVAIYQGDSNNKMWKHWFREQAFHGSGHYLHTIFWFNMKPNGGGKPKDNTMLAKQINKDFGSFKNFKRIFTSGAGSVEGSGWTLLVWSPRSQRLGIQTREKHQHYALADSIPLLVLDVWEHAYYLQYENDRNAYINAWWNVIDWENVKERFEEAKQITWMPH
- the scpB gene encoding SMC-Scp complex subunit ScpB, coding for MKLRNYKAILEGLLFATGDEGLSKKQIKAVLETDLDTVEAIILELKQDYEQIERGIMLVESKDTYHLATKPEHTIYYQKLLESPHTSKLSQAALETLAIIAYNQPITRTEIEDIRGVKSDRGVQTLLSRALIEEVGRKDGIGRPVMFGTSVDFLTYFGLKSIEELPPLPESVNESDVSEEADLFFENFEAKMNQID
- a CDS encoding segregation/condensation protein A gives rise to the protein MQQSYQVKLDTFEGPLDLLLHLINQYEIDIYDIPVSKITEQYMHYIHTMQQLELNVASEYLVMAATLLAMKSGLLLPNQELDIEEDYEEDPREELMRRLIEYRKYKEAASQLQDKESDLSYSFTRPAQVIAFKKNQEKVNTKGDLSIYDMLAAMQKVFDRKKWNRPLETTIQRTEIPIKQRMEEVLTQLQDHRLGVSFDALFEYPSRSHIVVTFMAVLELMKDKKIYCKQETHFDALIIYSMEDNA
- a CDS encoding GNAT family N-acetyltransferase — protein: MLIRFKKSLEKIAMGLLSFMPEEKDVKKLQQTIKEYENNDNWHLYLWKEEDVLGAIGIYVDEEFGKVIIQHISVNPSHRNTGIGKKMVNGIKEQYSEKYQVCANDLTEEFLTKCDS
- a CDS encoding ABC transporter substrate-binding protein — translated: MKLIEHYFHLFAKYSQFIAFQEVKLTRSEISKELQCSERTVTNILNKMADKKWINRNKGEGRGNATTIIFLVTIEEMFDYFEDQSPDYDEIIRLISLFENNDLYNEIEQVFYGMILKLFGLKVDNVTKENENKNDYEHLKIPYFRIYNSLDPAVVERESERHIVEQIFNTLVTYSKESESIVPSISHYWEENNEGKEWTFYIRKGVNFHNNKNLTSKDIKFSFERLGNTPSKWIIRHLKSISCIGSHVIRFEFSQSMYNWDILISSPKCSIVPEDYGGKTKEIFAEVPIGTGPFMIEKHDETLLNLKVHPTYFKGRAYLDEITIFILPTIEKYFNANKMKREPLFYIPFSLEKDSDDGYNHVRRNHLSTKYLMWNMNKKTIRINHLLRRRVSLMINKDNMVRDLGYPRFKKANSFIDQENDDSSNSWIYQDTKYDESLTLMTYELTPNEDDINWIQTELTKYGIKLDIIQVPYSSFIEMSKQADLVLSGFLSENSREVSVYNLFLSESSVFSELYNLEEKVYKFCDKVMREKRQEKRFELLKQLEEKLIDQDIIIPLYTTFQKALIHKKLMGISLSTIGLVPFDRLFFRKN
- a CDS encoding DMT family transporter — translated: MLALFNSIGVIFLFLSTNLLSPVEIGFIGRFYTVFAVILSVLILKERLSKKEVIFITLAILGAFLFVNRGGDFDSNILGSLFAVIYTFFFALTNIFIKKTMSKERDSNSILFTNNCITLIFVLLYATITGDLLNSEYSITGVSFIITSSLLTGFLGTLFLYKALQHLRFSIANVTRAFSPLLLATISFPFFPIEITIQNVLGAIVLILSILLLSLGKTNKDKSIDTNKKASNS
- a CDS encoding peptidylprolyl isomerase; this encodes MKQATIEFENGEKIVIEMYEEAAPNTVANFEKLATSGFYDGVVFHRVIPGFVAQGGDPTGTGSGGPGYAIACETEGNPHKHKAGSLSMAHAGKDTGGSQFFLVHEPQPHLDGVHTVFGQVIEGMDVVLRIKQGDAMKTVTFAEKE